Proteins from a genomic interval of Neodiprion lecontei isolate iyNeoLeco1 chromosome 2, iyNeoLeco1.1, whole genome shotgun sequence:
- the LOC107216483 gene encoding glutaminyl-peptide cyclotransferase, translating to MTMLKFPLNVIKILLLTGYAAALNKSLLTNQKLHHAPKYFNDENLLRLADMSDVDHINEILDNICIKRVVSTRGHQRVKNYIIKSMENLGWSVETDRFLDKTPNFGKLEFENVISRLNPNASRYLALACHFDSKYTREGDFVGATDSAVPCAQMINLASVMKSYLDDIKRQDISLMFIFFDGEEAFKSWGPTDSIYGARHLAKKWQKTLYPPGNTEGMTELDRIDVLVLLDLIGAPDPTFYNYFENTEKWYGMLINAERKLAAMRRLEKYSYENPEQTYFQPYSVRANIEDDHIPFLKRGVPVLHLIPSPFPSFWHQSGDNRGNIDMAATENINKILRIFVASYLGMDV from the exons ATGACCATGTTGAAGTTTCCGCTGAACGTGATTAAGATTTTGCTGCTCACTGGCTACGCGGCAGCTCTCAATAAATCGCTGTTGACGAACCAGAAG CTTCACCATGCTCCGAAATACTTCAATGATGAGAATTTGCTTAGACTCGCCGACATGTCGGACGTCGATCACATCAACGAAATATTGGATAATATATGCATAAAGAGAGTCGTCTCAACTCGGGGCCATCAGAGAGTGAAAAAC TACATAATAAAATCGATGGAAAATCTCGGATGGTCAGTGGAAACGGACAGGTTCTTAGACAAGACGCCGAATTTCGGAAAattggaatttgaaaatgtaatatCAAGACTGAACCCCAATGCCAGCAGGTACTTGGCACTCGCATGCCATTTTGATTCAAAGTACACGAGAGAGGGGGACTTTGTTGGGGCTACGGACAGCGCTGTGCCGTGTGCGCAGATGATCAATTTGGCTAGTGTGATGAAGTCGTACTTGGATGATATAAAAAGG cAAGACATCAGTCtgatgtttatattttttgacggcgaagaggctttcaaaTCGTGGGGACCCACTGACTCCATTTACGGTGCTAGACATCTGGCTAAAAAATGGCAGAAGACACTGTACCCCCCTGGCAATACCGAGGGAATGACGGAACTCGATAGAATT GACGTTTTAGTACTTCTGGACTTAATAGGCGCCCCAGACCCGACGTTTTACAACTATTTTGAGAACACAGAAAAATGGTATGGGATGCTGATTAATGCGGAGAGAAAATTGGCAGCCATGCGAAGACTGGAAAAATATTCGTACGAAAATCCTGAGCAGACATATTTCCAGCCGTACTCAGTTCGGGCCAATATCGAAGATGATCATATTccatttttaaaaagag GTGTGCCGGTACTCCATTTAATTCCGTCGCCTTTCCCCTCTTTCTGGCACCAATCGGGGGATAACAGAGGTAACATAGATATGGCTGCGACAGAAAACATCAATAAGATCCTGAGGATATTTGTCGCGTCGTACCTTGGGATGGATGTTTAA